ATTAGGAATAAAAACCTGCGTGACAAGATAACAAATTTGAAGAAGCAATTACTTAATTTTTAACAGACTGTCCGAGAATTCAGTTTTCAAAAGGAACAAAGGGGTCATTTGTTTGACCCCTACTTTCCCTTCCAGGGAAGAGTTTATTGCGAAGTTAGGGAGAAAAGCAGGTAGAATATTAAGCGTCTTGCCAAGAGGCAGGACGAAGAAACAAAGCACAATATATAGTGTCTGTCCCTAATTATCCTAGAGCAGTTATAAATTAAGAGGTTACGAACAATTCAACATTGTTTATGTGTTAATTGCCGTTTCTAAATTGACCACTTAAGTTTTGCACGTTTCAACTCTTTTGCAATGTCTTTAAACAGGGTATCAATTTCTCCTACTAGTTTTGGTATTTTCTTGTCCTTTTTGTGGTATAAAGTATCGCAGGTTTCTTTTATCTCTTTAAGAACCTTCCTTGCTTTGTTAAAAACGGTTCGGTTTTTGTAACTAACCCTCTGTGTCAATAATAGTTAGACACTTTACCCCATATAGTTTAGTGTAGGGCGTAAAGGAGAAAAACTATGAAAAATAGTAGTACAATAAGTCTGAAAACAAATAACACGCCAGGGGAAACGGAAGGAGCCCGTAGGGCGACTGGAGTTTCCCCTGGCGGCGCAATCCCAAGCGGTCGTTTCCCTGACCCTGAAGTAACAGAGAAGTCTGTTCGGAGGAAATTCACCGCGAAATACAAACTCCGCATCCTTCAAGAGGCGGAGGCATGTACTACACAGGGTCAAATTGGGGCGCTTTTACGTCGTGAAGGACTCTACTCGTCCAATCTCACCACGTGGCGTCGCCAACAGGAGAAAGGC
The Candidatus Brocadia sp. genome window above contains:
- a CDS encoding IS3 family transposase; translation: MPSGRFPDPEVTEKSVRRKFTAKYKLRILQEAEACTTQGQIGALLRREGLYSSNLTTWRRQQEKG